From Zea mays cultivar B73 chromosome 3, Zm-B73-REFERENCE-NAM-5.0, whole genome shotgun sequence:
ACAACAAGAATATAACCTATTATGCCTTAAACAAATTTCCTCTTTGAAGCCTCATGCTCTTGGTCTCACTACACTGCTAATAAAAACTGAGCCAGGTACTGAACATTCATGATTTATAATCAAACTCCCCGGGACTGGGAGTAGATTTTTCTATACTGCATAACTGTTGGCTTGGTTCTTGTTCGTTGAATCGTTGTCACTGGAGAAGTTTAGTTTGACTTATGACCATTCCAAATTGAAAAGAACACATACTTTATCTTCACTACAGATTGAGAAGCAATGGAACCGTATTGGGTTTAAAAAAGAATATAATGTTTTATGACCTTCGAATGAACGCAAGATTCAGAAAAAATTGCTAGAACCAATATCTTCAGTTTCAATTAAAAATATGTAAAATTACTGTGTTTTAGTACATAACATGAAATAGTACAAATATAAAACTGTATACAAATATAAAACTGTAGCCATTTTTACCTGTAGTAAGCATGTTCTACCATTAATGAGAAGGCGTGTACCAGCAGCCTCTGTCTCTGCATAAATTACATGAAGAAAGATAAAGAGAACTATAGTACCGTGTATTTGCTCCCCTCTATGTTCAGAGTAACAGTTAAATTGACAAGCGAGATGTGCTGCAATGAAGAAAGAAGTTACACAGTTACCAAGATGTTTTAAGTCCAACAACAACAGGTATAATCTGCAATAAGGGCATTTCAGCATATAATACCTTTGCTGAGATAACCAACATAATTAGTAATAACGCTTGAGCTCCTGCTTGATGCTTCCTATGAAATAAGAAATAAATATTTTATGTCAACAAAGATAGCTGACTTCCGAGCTCAAAAGCAGGTAAGAAATCATGGTTGTAGTCAAACAGGCATAAAATAATAAGAAAAACATAGATAAAGTTTGCATAAAGAGGTACACATGGAAATGTCGTTATGAAAAAAGTTAAACTATATGAAGAATAGGTAAATATACTCCTAATATCAACAATTCAACATAGAAGGGTTGCCAGCTATGAAGCCTGAACAAAATAGAATAGAAATCAACCTACACAAGTAGTACTTGATAATTCTTTGGAGTCATTCGAATGGGAGTTGCAAAAGTATTGGCAGATTCATCTCATTCAGTCTCGCCCCTAGCAGCAAATATGCCACTTCCTGTCATCTCCTTCCACTTGGGAGCTGAGCATGGTTTCCTGAAGGGGAAAAGGGAACAGGGGAACGACTTGGTGAGCCACGGGTCCCTTCATCTATAGAACTTGACAAAACATAGACAAATCATGAGCCTTGTGATCAACACAGATTCACTGATAGAGTACCAAAGCTGGATTAGTTGTTTAAATAGTGTGATTGACCTTGGATGAAACTATCTATGCAAAAGTAGGGAGATGTTAGATAAATCAAAGAGTCAGAGATGGAGGGAGATTGGAGAGTTGAACTTACGTGTAGCAAAGATTGTTGGTCAGTGACTGCAGTGCATCAGCAGTAAATTCGTTCTCATCATAGAGCACATGGTAATGGGTCAGGCGACTTGTTCCCTGACAAGAAATATTTTTGACACTCGATGTCTGATAAGTGTTGTTCTAGAAAAGAATGTGCAACGTACCTGAATGCCAACATGACTACACAAGTAGAAATCAAACTCAGTAGGGTGGCAAATCTTTTGGTCAACCACAGTTCCTGCAGCACAAGTGACATGCAAAATAAGGCCCAGACAACAAATGCTTATAGAAGCAGCAGCTTTATGAACCCAATAACAGTGTGACACAAAAACACTAACCAGGAAGAATGTTTCCACTTTTATCAGTCATATCATGCCTTCCGTGAACCTCAGGGAAAAGCCTTGTGTGATGCCTTTTCTGAACAACCACAAACGTCAATGGGGGTAGATACCCCTCCTCCAAAGAAGCACAAGCCTTGAAATGGAAAGGGACAAAACCATTGACATGGGCATGGCAATGCAAACCATATTTCGCCGACAAATTCTGATGCTGGAAATCATACCTTTCTGATGGCATCCATTTCATGAAGGAGAACATGGCTGAATTGACCTTCACTTACACCGTCCCTGCATAGGAGTTATAAGTCAACATACTTCACTCAACAGCATACAATAAATGAACCAAAAATAGGAATCTGGAACACATGCCTATACAATATTATCCTCTCAGGCTTTCTGTTTGTCTTCTTGCGAAAAACAATAAGTGGTTCCCTGCAATGCCAGTTACCCAGATGAACCATTCGACAACTTTCAATAGGTCAACTCAAATCAATAAAAAACCTTACCTGATCATGCCACCATTAACGTAGAGATTATTAGAGGGACCATGAATAGATCAGTATACTCACTTCGCTCGCCAAAAATATCACTCTTGTACTCCTGTTCCAAGGTAGTAGCAAACATGAAGGGGGAATTAAGTGCAACTGACCATGCTAAAGCAACATGAGTTGCCCTTCTAAAATATGAAAAAATGTTAATAAAAGCATAAAGCACATCTGTCACCAAATGCATCTGAAATATATTTTTCAATAAATCAAAGAAAGAGAAATAATAAACTGATATACATAATTAGTGGTATATGGTCAATCTGTTTGGTTTTTTATGACCTGCAACCAACATATAGAATTAAAGTTGTAGAATTGCAATTTTCAACCAACATATAGAATTAAAGTTGTGCTGCACATAAATGGATATTGTAATAGAAAATAGTGGTCAAATCAATGGATATGTACTCGCTCTCGTTGTATGCTACAAACAAAGGAAATGACAATAATTATGGAACTGGAAGGAGAATATGCTATCAAGCAACTATAACATGAAATGAAACTGATATCCTTATGGAACCAGAAGGAGCATACTCTCTTtaatcactacaccaaaatacttAACTTCCGAGGGcctaaaccgtaggaagttagcgcaaaactctcggaagttatttaaaCCGTCGGAAGTTAGCCGAAACCGTCGGAAGTTAGCCCGTCGGAACAAATTAGTCGGAAGTTAGGCTAACTTCCGACGGACTCTCGGAAGTAAAAGAAACTTCCGAGAGGGATgtctgcctctcggaagttaggtgCTGACGCCGTCCAGCACGGACTAACGCCGTCCGCGGGATAACTTCCgacggcctctcggaagttaaccactaacttccgagagttttccacgcctctcggaagttaaattGACCAGCACTTAATATACAATTTGTTTTTGGCAATTCAACACATTGCATACATAACAAATATATATAACAGCcacaaatatatataacagcCACAATACACAACATATCACATATAACATCTCACATACATAATAATAACACAAGGCACAAGTCAAATCCACCTCGACATAAGAATTCACAAGTCTCACAAGACATAAGTTTGAAGTCTCACAAAACACATCGAATGGAAGACGTGCGTCGGAAGTTTGAAGTCTCACAAAACACATCCGATGGAAGCCCACTACTGTCGATCAACATCAGGAAATATCGAAGAGTGATGCTCGCTACCTCCACTCGCGAAGAGCGTATTGACAAAGTCTAACCCATCATCTTGTTGCTGCGccggcaaggtagctggaggaGTCTCATATACCTATACAAATGACATTCACGGAGTTACATCGTAATGTAACAAGTAAATTATGATAaatttgcatacctgatgttcggtaggtggaggtggaggtgaagGCCAAGGAAAATGTATGGAAGGTGGAGGTGGGGGGGCCATCGGAAACTGTATCCCTTGGGCTTGTGCTAGTTGCTACCAAATTTCCGAACACATTAATGTTAgtgttttaaatcaatacataacttaaaatgaatgatctttttgaacttacttgtatcAGTGCTTGCTGTTGTTGAAACTGAGTAGCATAGTATTCTTGTTGAGCAGCATGCTGCCTCAAGTATTCCTCCTGAATCCTTTGTCGCTCCTGATGTTGCCTAAGCTCTTCTCGTAGTTGCTCAACTTCTGCAGTATCCTGAGTAGAGCGacgggagctacgagcagcagacctcgacgaacctcccctctgaaccgtcacctggctcgagtcgatgacATTATCGAAAATCGAGTACCTTCAAACAAGTAACATCACGACAGATTCAAAAATAATCTATTGTACTTAAACCGATGAAACAAGATAAGGTATGTAGAGTCCACACCTTCCATGGGGTTTTCCACCACTTGCATACACAGCCTGAGGATCAATAGGTGCGGTCCTCCAGTCGTAGTCCGATCCGTGCTGACTAGACATCGCCTCAGCATATGCAGCCtccatacaaaagaacaatgcaatctTACATCACTGGGCACATACATAAATTCATATGAACAAAATCTACCAAGCATTTCAAAACACTCACCAGACGATCTGTTGCCTTTTGGCTACACAACACATCTGGATTTGCAGGATCTGGTCCTCTGTGCCCCCTCAGGTATATTTGAACATCACTGGGCACTACACCACTGCTAGCTTCCTGTacgtacatttgacaaacattataATCAGAAATGACATCAAGTCATATACAATCAACAAAACTACACCACTGCTAGTTTCCTGTACTTACCATTCGTTTTGCCAAACGAAAGTGATCATCACCTCCATACTTGTGATACGACTCGGTTCCACGATTGGAACTTTGTCGTATAGACTTTGCCTTGAAATTATCCGAAGCCCAATAACGGCATAAGGCACGCCAAGCAGCATCATTGGCGGCTATCCATGGAATCGAATGCTATGGAAACACAATTCATTTATAAGTAACTATAACATATACAAGGAACATAAGCAAAAACATCAATTACCTGAAGAAAATCTTGCTCAGTCATAGAAAGTCCATATTGTGACGCCTCGCTCTTACTGGTTGCTCGTCGTCCTTCACTACTCAACATAGCTTGATTAATCACCTGGATTCGAACATAGTACATCATATCCGCAACAACATCTGCCGCGTTCTTATGGAACACGGAGTGTGCATGCTCGGTATGAGTATCTCCATCAGGCAACTTATAATATTTCTGAAAAAGAAACATAGTCAAGAATCCATAATATGAAACAATCATTGAGCTGATAACTTCGCAAGAAGATAGATAAACATACCCAGAAGTCGTGCCAAACTGCACCTTGCGCATTCCCATGTTGCGCGTTAACCGCAAGGCCGTATTGATCCCATCTTGTGACAGGGACCTCAATACCATTCTCAATCACCAATCCAGGCCATCTCATACGACAGATATTGCCCAACACTTTATTTACTTGCCTTACACGATCTTTGCCGGTGAAACTACTATCCAGCCAAGCCCTAACAACACAAGCACAATTGTCAAATTCAAAAATAATTATTTATCATCAATGTGTAAGACATAAGAACAAAGCAGATATGCTCTTACCCATCTCCACTCGGGATTATCTCAACCTTGTTAACTGGTTCTTTAGGAGGGGGGACCCAACTAGTCTTCAGCGGCTTCCGGACCCGTGAAGACCCTCCAACTCCCCCGCTTCCAGAACCTGCACCTGAAACACCAGCTTCTCCTTCCCTTGACCCACTAGCTCCCCCAACTCCCGACCCTCCATCATTGGGCCATTCACCCCACCCTGTCTCTTCCTCATCTTCCACTTGTCTCCACTCCTCTGTCTCTTCCTCATCTTCAGGCTCATCCtatagatcaaaattgataattTAGTTATTCGAACTCATACAAATATTACATTACAAAACAAATATATTGGTTACCTCATTCCTCTGTACGCCGACTGCCTGACCCTGCAACTCTGGAACATGCTCCAACAAAGCTCTACGCCTGCTCGAGCTTGAACTAGTGCCCTGGAACACTAAGTCCTCCTTTCTCCCAAAAATGGAGGCTCTCCTCGCTAGTCCCTTAGCGAGCTGCTTGACCTTTTTAGACATCCTGTTATTAAAACAAAATCAAATTAGTAATTGAGCATAATGTAAATGAACATAATGTATTGAAATGAACATAATGTATTGAAATGAACAATAAATATATAATTACTTTTTAGTCGTATTCAAAATCAGGATCAAATTGTTTTCTACGATTCGATGTTTTCTTCTTTGACTTCCGTTTCCGTTTTTTGGGACTTACTACATCTTCAGGATCTCCCACTAATGATTCTGGCAAAACCTCAGTATCTATATTAAAATTGGTCGGAAGTTCATCTTCTTGGTAAATTTCTTCAACTTCCGCCTCGAACCATTCACCCTTGGTGTGTAACTGTTCACGAGGATTcactttgtacactacccatgTGGCTTCCAGCTTCTGACTTTTACGATTCCGTAAGACATCTGAAGCAAGTCCTCGTCTAAATTTGGAATTTTGTCACACTGCCAATCAGATGGTAAAATTAGATTTATAAAACAAAATATATAAAGTAGAACAAGAGTGTTAGGTTATTTACATAATTTCGAAACCAATTAATGAAATTGGGCTTCCCATGTCTTCCTCGAAGCGCGTTTTCATACTGCCTCGAGGACAATTTCTCATTAAGATGCGATTGGAATTCTCTGTTACAACAAGTAAACAAATGAGGTGCGGAACATGATTACTACAAGTAAACAAATTGAAATATGGAGTCATCTTACTTGAAATATTGAGTCATTTCATCCATATTTTCATACATATAGAGCAAAGCGTCCAACTTTTCTTCGCGCTCAGGATGATATTCTGTGGATGCCCCAACAGTCTTGCCCTCAATCTCAAAAATTTGGAGATTGCTTCGGGTCCCTACTTTGTCATCATGATACCTCAATGTAGGGGCATTGATATTGTGCTCGTCTGCAAAGTATACACTCGTGAAGGCTGCTACCTCTttatatttgaattcttcagctatacacccttcaactcttcctttgttaccaaccattgaactaagcttctttaatgccctttcaatatggtacatccacctgtattgcacaggaccaccaaccttagcttcatatggaaggtggacaagtagatgttgcattggattgaagaatcctggggggaatattttttccaacttgcatataaggacaggaatttctgtctccaacttctccatcacatctttgtttatttctttagcacaaagttgcctataaaagtagcttaactCAGCTAAAGCCTGCCAGATACTGACTTTCAAGTACCCTCGGAACATTACAGGGAGGAGCCTTTCCATCATTATATGATAATCATGGCTCTTCAATCCAGTTATTTTATTTGTCTTTAAGTTCACAGCTCTCCTAAACCCGGCCGCATAACCATCTgggaatttcaaaattttcaaccattccattacttctttcttctgtttaggttttagacaaaattgagcacgtggcttttttccattttcgtcgagttcctgggttggtcggttacaaagttttgctaagtcctttctggcctttatattgtcttttgttttgtcaccTAGATTCATGCAGGTACTTAGAATGCTTTCACCAACATTACGTTCCTGATGCATGACGTCAATGTTATGCATCAGAATCAATGCCTTAACATAAGGTAGTTCCCATAAACCACATTTATGTGTCCAGTTATGCTCGGTTCCAAAACCTATGTATCCATCACCACTTtcattctctttcaaattattaagcATAGCCTCAATCTCTATTCCGCTAAgacgcttgggcggtccctttgtcacgatagtgcccttcttaaaggtgttaacctcgaacctatacgggtgtttttggggcaagaagcatctatggcaatcaaagtaagagATCTTCCCTCCAAACTCAAGGCGGAAACAATCTGTATCCTTGCCACATATTGGACATGTCAGAGTTCCATGGCAGCTCCATCCAGCAAATAAACTGTATGCCATGAAATCATGAATGGACCACAAATATGCAACTCGAAGTGTGAATTTCTCGTTTTTGTAGCAATCGTATGCTTCGACTCCTttccataactttttgagatcatcgatcaagggttgcatcatcacattcagccctttcccaggatggtctggaccaggaataattagggaaagaaacatgtaatcatatttcatgcacagatgaggtggaaggttgtatggaataacaaatacaggccaacaagaatatgatgctgcgttcgtattgaaaggtgtgaaaccatctgtcgccaacccaattcgaatatttctcgcttcactagcaaattctggatcaaagtcatctagagccttccacgcatcactgtcAGACGGGTGCGTCATCACATGAGTGTCCCCTCGTTCACGTTCTTTATGCCATCTCATGTGCCTAGCTGTGTTCCTCGAAAGAAACAAACGCTTAACACGAGGCGCAAGAGGCATATAACGTAGTTGCTTTTGGGCTACAGTTGATATGACCATTTCACCATCATCGTTTTTAACCTCTACATATCTCGACTTGCCACACTTTAGACACTTACTATCATTCTCATGATCCTTCCAGAACAGCATACAATTATCTGGACAGACATCGATTTTCTGATAGTCCATACCTAGACCTGAGAGCAGTTTCCTGCACTGATACACGTCTTTCGGCATCttgtgatttggtggaaacacttcACTGATTAAGTTCAAGAGCtcgttgtaacaattgttcgagaacacgaacttggacttgatagccataagtcgagtcacgaaagcgaggattgaaactgttgtgtgttcatgcaatggctcttctgcagccttaaggaggtcgaagaactttttaacctctggaggaggcggctcctcatgatttggtggaaacaccaaatcaggatcctcccttaaatcttcaagcatctcGTCCATTCTATCGTACTCCACGTCGTCAGTGTTGTTGGCTTCCGGCAAATTTTCACGGGGAAAGTCCTCGCCGTGATACACCCATACTTCATAGTTAGGCATGTAGCCATATTTGCAAAGGTGCCCCGACAGAGTTCTCTTGTCTTGACATCTACAAATCCGACACATACTACATGGACAACGCACATCCGTGCCGGTTCTTGATATAGCAAAAGCACGATCAATAAAATCCTCTGTCTTTCTTATCCAATCTGCTGAGGGATCATTCAtacgccaaccttcatacatccatcgacggtccTCGCCCACCATATTTGATTCTAAAATAGTAGAACACATGATTCATAAATTTTTTCCGGTACTAAACGCATATCGATCGTGTCACTACATCTATAGGAAAAGATAGTTCCTAAACCCACCCATGAGTGACCGGTAGAGCAATGATTTATGACGAGCAACGAGTCCGAAcgaaatttcagcagcataaccccgttgttctccaTTTACATGCTCATAAATGGTGCAATAGAGAACAACACGGTTATGTCACCGAAATCTCGTTCGGACCCGTCATCGTCATAAATCCATAGCTCTATCATCCACTAACAGGCTGTCCAAAAAGGGACAATTTCGGACCAATACGAGTCATATGTGTATATATCATGTGACTCGTGCCTATCCGGAATGGGCGACACATAGGTTTCACAACACTACGACAATTTTGCAAAAAATATTACTAACACACAACAAACAAGAGACTAACATAATTCCATATAAAAAACATAATACTCGGAAGTAGTTACCTGAAGCGACGACGGTGACTGGCGGAGCCGGGCTGGGCAAGTAGCGGGCGGGGCGGAACGGAGACAACGGGATGTGGGGCGGCTGAGCACCCGGCGATGGGGAGGCGGCCGAGCAGACGGGCACGCCAGCGAACGAGCAGACGACGGTGCAGCGAGCGGGCGCCGGCCGagcaggcgggcgcgcggcgagccgccgggcgggcggcggtggaggcgagcaggcgggcggtggcgcgcggcggcgcgcggcGGCGAGCAGGCGGGCACGCGGCGGCGAGCAGGCGGCGGTGGCGAGCAGGCGGCGGTGGTGCGCGGCGGCGAGCAGGCGGGCGTGCGGCGGCGAGACGGGGAGGCGGCGAGCAGGCGTGGCGCGCGGCGACCCGGGGAGGCGGCGAGCAGGCGCGGCGCGGCGACGAGACGGGGAGGCGGCGAGCAGGCGCGCAGCGGCTAGCGCGCGCGGCGGCGAGCAGGCGCGCGGCGGCTAGCGCGCGCGGCGGCGAgcaggcgcggcggcgcggcggcgagcaggcgagcaggcgcggcggcgcggcggcgagcAGGCGCGGCGGTGAGACGGCGTAGCGCGCGGGAGTTCGAAAACGTGAGACGGACAGAGACGGGCGCGCGCCGTTAGCCTAAAAtatataacttccgagaggcgctGTGCAAAACCGTcggaagttaagtaacttccgAGAGGCGACGGGCCAGCCGTcggaagttaagtaacttccgagaggccgtcGGAAGTTAACTTAACTCCGTCGGAAGTTAAGTTAACTTCCGAGAGGTTCTTGGCCGGCCGTCGGAAGTTAAGTTTACTTCCGAGAGGCCCTAGTCGCCTCTCGGAAATTTTTAATTTCCTACGGTTTTgaaaaaaaaccgtaggaagttatttgcctctcggaagttgcttattttggtgtagtgaattTTCGCTTATTACCTTGAGATTCATGAAGGAAAAATTCAAGCTTCAGAACCCCCTTCTTCAGCCCTTGATCAGTTCTCCGGTGCTTTTCTAACTGCCAAAAAATGAATACAATAAACATAGCATTCTTCCAACCGGAAATCTAGAAGAATTGCTTGCCTATACAGCACAAATCAGGTTTATTGAAGCAAAGAAAACTTAAAACTACAATTTTGAATCAATAGCCTAATAAAAAGATAGCTTGATATAACAGCACGTGAGCCAAATGTAATAAGCAGACCACTATTCAGCATGAGAGAAATAGATTTTTCAATGTTCAACTCCAAAGAATTTGGACCCTGAAACTGTCGTTCCATTCTGATCAGAGCCAAGGTTCAGTACAGGCCCAAGGTACTCCAGGCCTAAGGTATAAAGGTGAATTCCACTTCCTGCACCACTGCATCCTATAACTACCATATATGTTTATGATCATCCTATGCCATCATACAGTTCGCAATACCACGGAAAAAGGCTTATTCACATATCACTAAGTATGGATCCAACGAGAGTAAGCCAGACACGAGAAGAGTTCGCTGGTATAGTATCGCCTTAGCAGTGTTTCTTCACAGTTCACAGCAAGCAAGGAGGGCAGCTAAAGGGAATAGCATGTGGACCTTATTAGGGGCGGCGACAGTAGAGACGAGGCGGAGTGCAAGCAGCAGTGCGCCACCCATCTTGCTGTAGTTCCCCTTTCGCTtggtcctccccctccccctgcaGCAGCACAGAGGAACACAAGATTGAATCGAATAGCGCAACGCTGAGTAGGAAGGGAAGATCGGATCAGAACAAACTCAAGAATTGAATCAGCTAGGAGTTGTTGATCCAGTACCTTGTTCTTGAAACCTGCTTGCTTTGGTTCGCTTCTCTTCTCTACTTCCGTCTTCTGGATCTGGTGGAGCCACCTCGTCGGAGCCTCGATCTGCTACCGCAACAAGAATCATTAAAGTCGGGAGGTCGACGGACGCGGACTTGAACTTGGATGGCGGTCGGCCACCGCCAGAGGCGACGCCGACGAGGGTGAGGATGGGTAGAGAGGCGGCTAGGTTTTTAGGATTTGGAGTTGGGGGCCGGACTCAGGCCCACCGCCATGTGCCCGCCGTTCGCCTCTTTGGCTAGCATCGCGGGCTCGATGTCCTCATCCCCGATGAGGATAGCCAGCACGACGCTATCAGGGGTCAGGGTCGGTGATGCGAAATCCACGCCCCCATGGCAGCGCTTCTTGGGGCGGTGCCTCCCCGCGGCGGGGTTTCCTGCTGCTGGTGGCTGTAGCGGTGGGGGACGCGAGGAGGACGGGGTGGGGCTGGGACCACGCGACGGGCGTGGAGCGGGACACCGAGGAAGCGTGGAGCGGGGCACCAAGGACGGGGATACGGCGAGCGGAGGTTTCTCCGCTGTTGTTCCGCTGGCGTAGGGACGGTCGTTCCGCGTCATGGCTGGCGGCGTGTGTGCGGAATCCGCGGCGGACGTGGGGTTGCCCGGGCGGTACGCTGGCGCGCGTGGCGGTTGGGTGCCAGACTCCGGCGTGGGCAAAGGGCTGCGGCGCGGGGGCGGTTTGGTACTGGATGGATGCGTGGGTGCGGATTTCGCTGCGGCGGCGACGTTGCGGTAGCGGAGGTCGGCGGGATTGCGCGGTGAACAGGCGGGCGTGCGGGGGATGCCGTTGCGGTAGCGGAGGTCGTGCGGCGGGATGCGCGGGGAACAGGCGGACCGCGGGCGTGCGGAGGTTTCGCTGCCGCGTGGGCGTGCGGGAGCGGCGTTGGATAGgggagcgggggcagtctacagatgacgcttaatagttgtagagattGAACCTGAGTTCACCAAAGTTTAACGAAATGGAGGCGAGGCAGCAAACGATAACAGTACTATGGTATATGACTACGTACATCAAAAAGAAAAGGAGCTACAGAGCGATATGCATCTTAAGTTTTTACATACTCTGTACTTCATCTTCATATTAGTTGAAAAGGAGCTACAGAGCGATATGCATCTTAAGTTTTTACATACTCTGTACTTCATCTTCATATTAGTTGCACAAAAGAAAACACGGATCAGAAGGAAGTCGCTGGGGTTCACCACTCCAACCTTCACAGGGAGCGATTGCGAGCGCAACGTCAAACATGGGCCTCGGCAATTTCCTCCATAAGTCCAGATAAATGCTGACAGCACGCTATTAGAACTACAAGGACAAGAAAACTAGCAAACTTCTGCTCCGTAATGCTCAGCAGTTAACTGCTGAGATTTATGGCGTCCTTTAGCAGCTTGCAGACACTGGCTTTTAACTCAGCGGTAATCTCGAGCTCTTGTGGGCAAGCGTCCAGTACAAACAAGGAGATAATTCTCATCGTATCTGATAGAATCACTCTATTATGCCTGGCCACTTCCTGGTTCACAAACTTGCACGAACTTCTCAGTTTACAGGAACCGCATATCTGAAATGGGGCAAGATTAAAAAAGTTAGCCTTGAGCATATGTTAGGAGGACCTTTTGTTTTTTCTCTGTCCGAATATTATGTGTTAAGATGTATGCCAACTACCCCACCACGCAACTGTGTAAACTTACTTTGTCTTCCTGGATGTTGAAGAAGGCTCTTAATCTTTTTGATGCAAAAACCGTTCTTCGCTCAACAGTGGGACACCCAAACAAGGCAAGCTTCTTCAAATCACTCCCTGACAGCCATCTACCAGCAGTAGAGAAAGTATTCAATAGCTGACATTTCATGACAAACAATAATTTTTCGACTTCCTTTCTTTTTCACTCTAGCTGATTGAAAATACTATGTTCATATAGAATGCATACCCAGCTACAAAACCTGGCCAGTCACACTGCAGAATATCAATACTTATGGAAGTTTTCAAACCTAAGACAGGGATTTATCAGTTACTAACATATGTTTTGCCACAAGAATCATGATTTGGCAGTATCCAAAGAATCATATAGATTCAATGAAACAGTTTATCTAACACTGATGCATTGTATATAATATGCTTAACAAACTATCCTGTACAGTACAAATATATTAAAGCTTGAACCGCATGGAACTAAAAAGAGTAATAATCAGTTTTTATGCTCCAGGATATAAATGTTCAACAGAAGACAGATTTAGTGACAGACAATAGTTCTGTGATTTCATTTCTCTTTCACTTTAGCTAATAGAGATTGTCAAGATCATGCTCATCCAAAAGAAAAACTAGCATATCATGTTAACTACAAAATCCAGGCCAGTAGTACCATTGCAGAAATTTAATACTTATGCAAGGATTCAAACAGAAGTTGG
This genomic window contains:
- the LOC100273035 gene encoding uncharacterized protein LOC100273035, producing MALSAARRLSTTASSSSVADAPPKLSSLFQNPKPRPLPVRGVEEPRRGARPRPRQPWEEEAGALLLRLHKGRYLPGPDLSSAPHAVSPDAVKTAAEWFGHDHQPVAKWLSGSDLKKLALFGCPTVERRTVFASKRLRAFFNIQEDKICGSCKLRSSCKFVNQEVARHNRVILSDTMRIISLFVLDACPQELEITAELKASVCKLLKDAINLSS